The following proteins come from a genomic window of Anabas testudineus chromosome 3, fAnaTes1.2, whole genome shotgun sequence:
- the LOC113174572 gene encoding mucin-17-like, which produces MYTPTLPQPPLYYNTTEMKPSSVIMNDQINPPIRPIPIQTNTQSSIVQPSSKTEMIPKQQIKPPTTMDTAVPDVKVLSQTQQVKTNLGSNSSKEGKSMATISSTPIPSTSPVLTSKHTLKAKPPTKQVESRSSAVSAETKSSVVKIDSFSPLDPPQASLHTSNVQPSTELQLENISPSSPATDNVMTSSIVKAAVIDSATPASLPQASVSVKAPSPNRGTSPSSQQKTGLKDVLKTKTAAPTGSPAAEPSTKSATSTASSTADKKVVTAEKSPLSVEPKAGQKPKGLKGKLSGWTRLKKHMVVEPEEPTFPEPKTKCPVDSSGTDDKIDCHGSDKLSPDECANQEMVMNKEAPKALKMWDALLFQMFSTKERIMHQINASKKDADQKKASKDNQAEVPSFVNRLPILLYSPVLMPENLKRQQKSLSQK; this is translated from the coding sequence ATGTATACGCCAACCTTACCTCAACCTCCtttatactataatactacagaAATGAAACCCTCCTCAGTAATTATGAATGACCAAATAAACCCTCCCATTAGACCTATTCCTATTCAGACTAATACACAGTCTAGTATTGTTCAGCCCTCtagtaaaacagaaatgatcccaaaacaacaaataaagccACCTACAACTATGGACACTGCAGTTCCTGATGTCAAAGTGCTTTCCCAAACACAACAGGTTAAAACAAACCTAGGATCTAATTCCAGTAAAGAAGGAAAATCAATGGCTACCATATCTAGTACTCCCATCCCTTCTACCAGTCCCGTTTTAACCAGTAAACATACTTTAAAAGCAAAACCTCCCACCAAGCAGGTAGAATCAAGATCATCTGCTGTCAGTGCAGAAACAAAATCTTCAGTTGTAAAAATAGATTCATTCTCTCCCCTTGATCCGCCTCAGGCTAGCTTGCATACCAGTAATGTTCAGCCTTCAACAGAACTACAGCTAGAGAACATTTCCCCTTCAAGCCCAGCAACAGATAATGTCATGACATCATCCATAGTTAAAGCTGCTGTGATTGATTCTGCCACTCCTGCCTCTCTGCCTCAGGCCTCAGTCTCAGTCAAAGCTCCATCCCCAAACAGAGGAACGTCACCGTCATCTCAGCAAAAAACTGGACTCAAAGACGTTCTGAAGACCAAAACAGCTGCACCGACAGGATCCCCAGCAGCCGAACCCTCCACGAAGTCAGCGACATCAACTGCATCTTCAACTGCTGACAAGAAGGTTGTTACAGCAGAGAAATCCCCTTTATCTGTAGAGCCAAAGGCAGGTCAGAAGCCAAAAGGCCTCAAGGGAAAGCTCAGTGGATGGACAAGACTTAAGAAACACATGGTCGTTGAGCCAGAGGAACCTACGTTTCCAGAGCCGAAGACCAAATGTCCGGTCGATTCCAGTGGCACAGATGATAAAATAGATTGTCATGGTAGTGATAAGTTATCACCAGATGAATGTGCCAATCAAGAGATGGTTATGAACAAAGAAGCTCCCAAGGCACTGAAGATGTGGGACGCCCTCCTCTTTCAGATGTTCTCCACCAAAGAGAGAATCATGCACCAGATCAATGCCAGCAAAAAAGATGCAGACCAGAAAAAGGCCTCTAAAGACAATCAGGCAGAAGTTCCATCTTTTGTCAATCGCCTGCCAATTTTGCTTTACAGCCCCGTTTTGATGCCAGAAAACTTAAAGAGGCAGCAGAAAAGCCTCTCACAAAAATAG